The genomic interval AAGGACGGGGCCTGGCACGCGGTCGATCCGGTCTTGAAAGACCCGGAATCCATCTACAAGTAATGGCAATGGACGACAAGACCATGAGTTCCAACGATTCCCTGGCGCGCCTGGCCGCCGTCATCGAAAGCCGCAAGCCTGCCAATGGCGGCGATCCGGACAAGAGCTATGTCACCCGCCTTCTGCACAAGGGGCCGGACGCCTTCCTGAAAAAGATTGGCGAAGAAGCCACGGAAGTGGTGATGGCCGCCAAGGACGTGGACCACGGTGCCGACAGGTCCAAGCTGGTGTACGAAGTGGCCGACCTGTGGTTCCATTCCCTGGTGGCGCTCGCCCACTATGGCCTCACGCCTGCCGATGTACTGACCGAGCTGGAGCGCCGCGAGGGCACCAGCGGGATCGAGGAAAAAGCCTTGCGCAAGGCCGTTGCGCGTTCCACCGAGGAAGGGTCCGCATGAACGACATCATCGATGTGCAGAGCAAGGAGCAAAAGGCCCAGGGTCTCAAGAACATTGGCTGGATCAGCTATGTGCTGCACCTCATCGTGGCGGTGGGCGCCGTGCTGCCGGGCGCGCAGGCCAGCGCACTGCTGCTGGTCATTGCCCTGGTGATCGATCTGGTCAAACGCAGCGATGCCGAGGGCACCTGGCAGGCCAATCATTTTTCATGGCGTATCCGGTCCGTCATCTGGGCGGGCGTCCTGTACCTGGTAACGTTCCCGTTCTTCCTGCTGGGGTTGTTCCTCTTCAACCCTGCATGGATTCTGATTTCGATCTGGTTCCTGTACCGCATCGTGCGTGGCATGCTGGCCATGAGCAAGAACCAGGCGG from Acidovorax sp. FHTAMBA carries:
- a CDS encoding phosphoribosyl-ATP diphosphatase, which gives rise to MSSNDSLARLAAVIESRKPANGGDPDKSYVTRLLHKGPDAFLKKIGEEATEVVMAAKDVDHGADRSKLVYEVADLWFHSLVALAHYGLTPADVLTELERREGTSGIEEKALRKAVARSTEEGSA
- a CDS encoding membrane protein yields the protein MNDIIDVQSKEQKAQGLKNIGWISYVLHLIVAVGAVLPGAQASALLLVIALVIDLVKRSDAEGTWQANHFSWRIRSVIWAGVLYLVTFPFFLLGLFLFNPAWILISIWFLYRIVRGMLAMSKNQAVDA